A portion of the Chelmon rostratus isolate fCheRos1 chromosome 15, fCheRos1.pri, whole genome shotgun sequence genome contains these proteins:
- the LOC121617996 gene encoding cytochrome c oxidase assembly protein COX16 homolog, mitochondrial, whose protein sequence is MFNLKVLQRNKTVKYGVPMLLLIVGGSFGLREFTEIRCDAQKHRRKLDPSLEAKVNVQRQSVILEDEYEKMKQLNLEEWKNIRGPRPWEDSREYQEQQRNRQNKKD, encoded by the exons atgtttaatctgaaggtgttgcagagaaacaaaacagtgaaatatggAGTCCCCATGCTT TTGCTCATAGTTGGAGGATCCTTTGGCCTGCGAGAGTTCACAGAAATTCGGTGTGATGCCCAGAAGCACAGAAGAAAG CTGGATCCTTCACTGGAGGCCAAAGTGAACGTCCAAAGGCAGTCAGTCATACTGGAGGATGAGTACGAG aagATGAAGCAGTTGAATTTGGAGGAATGGAAGAACATCCGTGGTCCTCGTCCCTGGGAGGACTCCAGGGAGTACCAGGAGCAGCAGCGCAACAGGCAGAACAAGAAAGACTGA